From the candidate division WOR-3 bacterium genome, one window contains:
- the dut gene encoding dUTP diphosphatase: MTIIKFRRLKPVPVPKYQTQDASGIDLHSAESLTINPGTFQVVGTGIAIELPKGLEAQVRPRSGLAAKYGIGVLNSPGTIDADYRGEIKVILFNFGKNPFRIKKYDRIAQLVFSSVVKVTLKEHKRLSKTTRGSGGLGHTG, translated from the coding sequence ATGACAATAATAAAATTTCGTAGACTGAAACCAGTACCTGTTCCCAAATATCAGACCCAAGATGCTTCTGGTATTGATTTGCATTCAGCGGAATCTTTAACAATTAATCCTGGCACATTCCAAGTTGTAGGCACTGGCATTGCAATTGAATTACCCAAGGGTTTAGAAGCACAAGTTCGGCCCCGTTCAGGCTTAGCGGCCAAATATGGCATCGGAGTTCTCAATAGTCCTGGCACAATTGACGCGGATTACCGCGGGGAGATTAAGGTGATTCTATTCAATTTCGGTAAAAACCCGTTTAGAATCAAAAAATATGACCGCATTGCCCAGTTAGTATTTTCTTCAGTAGTAAAGGTCACTTTGAAAGAACATAAAAGATTATCGAAAACAACTCGGGGCTCAGGTGGTTTGGGCCATACTGGATAA
- a CDS encoding glycosyltransferase, whose protein sequence is MPNKIAFVTWYSATRSRVLARTLNADLITIKYKTKVRLLRLIFNPILIAITFFRLLSQNYEIVLAQIPPIGSAIAGFLYAKLFSKKIIFDTHSGLFFPQAWHQNLYLLLYRIMLQNITMNLVHNEGIYKRNLLKNTRTIVLEDKLPFNLPDKPLTEKEKFRVAVICGYGQDEPIQAILESIRLIPEIEFYLTGNSENLKDNYPIPQNLILTGYLSNEEYETCLKNVHAIIALTSRPDTVLCGAYEAVSLGKPLITSNTPILRKYFSKGTIHTQNDSIAIAESLKILLNNYERLQKETLELRKEKETLWQKQFMPLEELLA, encoded by the coding sequence ATGCCCAATAAAATCGCTTTTGTTACCTGGTATTCTGCAACACGCTCTCGAGTCTTAGCTCGAACCTTAAATGCCGATTTAATTACCATAAAGTATAAAACAAAGGTTCGGTTATTAAGATTAATATTCAACCCAATTTTAATTGCAATAACTTTTTTTCGATTGCTCTCTCAAAATTATGAGATTGTATTGGCTCAAATTCCGCCAATTGGTTCTGCTATTGCCGGTTTTCTTTATGCGAAACTTTTTAGTAAAAAAATAATATTTGACACCCATTCGGGATTATTTTTTCCCCAAGCCTGGCATCAAAACTTATATTTGTTACTATATCGAATAATGCTCCAAAATATCACAATGAATCTGGTCCATAACGAAGGGATATATAAGCGTAATCTGCTTAAGAATACCAGAACCATCGTATTAGAAGATAAATTGCCCTTCAATTTGCCAGACAAACCATTAACAGAAAAAGAAAAGTTTCGAGTTGCGGTCATTTGTGGCTATGGCCAAGATGAACCAATTCAGGCGATTTTAGAAAGTATCCGATTAATTCCAGAAATAGAATTCTATTTAACCGGCAATTCAGAAAATCTAAAAGATAACTATCCGATTCCACAAAATTTAATTTTAACGGGCTATCTTTCTAATGAAGAATACGAGACCTGCTTAAAAAATGTGCATGCAATTATTGCTTTAACGTCTCGACCCGATACAGTCTTGTGTGGTGCTTATGAAGCAGTAAGTTTAGGTAAACCGTTAATTACTTCAAATACGCCAATTTTGCGAAAATATTTTTCTAAAGGCACAATTCATACCCAAAACGACTCTATAGCAATCGCGGAATCTCTAAAAATTTTACTCAATAACTACGAACGATTACAAAAGGAAACACTTGAGTTAAGAAAAGAAAAAGAAACCTTATGGCAAAAACAATTTATGCCCTTAGAAGAACTATTAGCATAA